In Microbacterium sp. SLBN-146, one genomic interval encodes:
- a CDS encoding ROK family transcriptional regulator encodes MSIDSTGVSGVGQLFQLLRDGVPRTRAELAKSTGLARSTIAARVDELMRMGLITPIAETVSTGGRPPSQFALNPGARLVLAADIGASHATLAVTDLAGSILIEHSEPLDVTLGPVPVLTWMVERAGDLLARIGRSTSDLAAIGMGIPGPVEHSTGQPVNPPIMPGWDRFDVPGWTRQHLDVPVLVDNDVNIMALGERAIAWPGVEHLMFVKVATGIGSGVISGGLLQRGAQGIAGDIGHVQVARGAGVPCHCGNKGCLEALASGPAIARTLRAQGVPAESGNDVVELVKRGNIDAIQAVRQAGRDIGEVLTTCVSLVNPSVIAIGGSMARVGEHLIAGVREVVYTRSIPLATEHLAIVQSAAGENAAVLGASMLAIEHALSPDTLASLVSA; translated from the coding sequence ATGAGCATCGACTCGACCGGAGTATCGGGCGTAGGACAGCTGTTCCAGCTCCTGCGCGACGGAGTCCCGCGCACCCGCGCGGAACTCGCCAAATCGACCGGGCTCGCTCGCTCCACGATCGCCGCCCGCGTCGACGAGCTCATGCGAATGGGGCTCATCACTCCCATCGCAGAGACCGTCTCGACGGGCGGACGTCCTCCGTCGCAGTTCGCCCTCAATCCGGGGGCGCGCCTCGTGCTCGCCGCCGACATCGGGGCCTCGCACGCGACGCTCGCCGTGACGGATCTGGCGGGATCGATCCTCATCGAGCACAGCGAACCCCTCGACGTCACGCTGGGTCCTGTGCCCGTCCTGACGTGGATGGTCGAGCGCGCCGGCGATCTGCTCGCGCGGATCGGGCGCAGCACGTCCGACCTCGCCGCGATCGGCATGGGCATCCCAGGCCCCGTCGAGCACTCGACGGGGCAGCCCGTCAATCCGCCGATCATGCCGGGCTGGGACCGCTTCGACGTCCCCGGGTGGACTCGCCAGCACCTCGATGTCCCCGTCCTCGTCGACAACGACGTCAACATCATGGCTCTCGGCGAACGGGCCATCGCATGGCCCGGCGTCGAGCACCTGATGTTCGTCAAGGTCGCAACGGGCATCGGGTCGGGGGTCATCTCGGGTGGCCTCCTGCAGCGCGGCGCTCAGGGCATCGCGGGTGACATCGGACACGTGCAGGTGGCGCGCGGCGCCGGAGTCCCCTGCCACTGCGGCAACAAGGGATGCCTCGAAGCGCTCGCCTCGGGTCCGGCGATCGCCCGGACTCTCCGCGCGCAGGGCGTCCCGGCCGAGAGCGGCAACGACGTCGTCGAGCTGGTCAAGCGCGGCAACATCGACGCGATCCAGGCGGTGCGGCAGGCCGGACGCGATATCGGCGAAGTGCTCACGACGTGCGTGAGCCTCGTCAATCCGTCGGTCATCGCGATCGGAGGATCCATGGCGCGTGTCGGCGAGCACCTCATCGCCGGGGTGCGGGAGGTCGTCTACACGCGCTCGATCCCGCTCGCGACCGAGCACCTCGCGATCGTGCAATCCGCGGCCGGCGAGAACGCCGCCGTCCTCGGGGCGAGCATGCTCGCCATCGAGCACGCCCTCTCCCCCGACACTCTCGCCTCACTCGTCTCGGCCTGA
- a CDS encoding GTP pyrophosphokinase family protein: MVDSAGILHQSDESVTFSPGELRTLRDAFQRFLLEYQFGLREVETKLAILREEFQLTHDYNPIEHVTSRVKSPDSLVEKVGRKGIETDFESIRAHITDIAGVRVTCSFIHDAYRLFDLLTQQDDIRVLQVKDYIAEPKPNGYKSLHVIVEVPVFLSTGRIAVPVEVQFRTIAMDFWASLEHKIYYKYDSLVPAELLGELKAAADTAAELDAKMERLHRELHGSPDSAPRKPAKPALLA, from the coding sequence ATGGTCGACAGCGCCGGCATCCTGCACCAGTCAGACGAGTCGGTCACCTTCTCACCCGGCGAACTGCGAACGCTCCGCGACGCGTTCCAACGCTTCCTCCTGGAGTACCAGTTCGGCCTCCGCGAGGTCGAGACGAAACTCGCGATCCTGCGCGAGGAATTCCAGTTGACCCACGACTACAACCCGATCGAGCACGTGACGAGTCGCGTCAAGTCACCGGACAGCCTCGTGGAAAAAGTCGGCCGCAAAGGGATCGAGACCGATTTCGAGAGCATCCGCGCGCACATCACCGACATCGCCGGCGTCCGCGTGACCTGCAGCTTCATCCACGACGCCTACCGTCTGTTCGACCTTCTGACGCAGCAGGACGACATCCGCGTCCTCCAGGTGAAGGACTACATCGCCGAACCCAAGCCGAACGGCTACAAGAGCCTCCACGTGATCGTCGAAGTTCCCGTCTTCCTCTCCACGGGTCGGATCGCGGTCCCCGTCGAGGTGCAGTTCCGCACCATCGCGATGGATTTCTGGGCGAGCCTCGAGCACAAGATCTACTACAAGTACGACAGCCTCGTCCCGGCCGAACTGCTCGGCGAGCTCAAGGCGGCGGCCGACACCGCGGCAGAACTCGACGCGAAGATGGAGCGTCTCCACCGAGAACTGCACGGGAGCCCCGACAGTGCGCCGAGGAAGCCGGCCAAACCGGCACTCCTCGCCTGA
- a CDS encoding ABC transporter permease: protein MSEQTTPTASTAPPTTSSVAIETPKSPLRRILSGSVGRNLGLVVALILLIIVGAVTAGDSFLGVSNLLTILRQASIIGVISIGMTLVIIAGGIDLSVGAVMGLASVAATLAVIQDVVRDTHWIFMILIALAVGVAAGLINGIVIAYGNVVAFMATLAMLVAARGLAEILAERRTLVVNSRDFIDFMNTNLLGVDILIWIFAIVSILGWIVLNRTTFGRRTVAIGGNREAARLAGINVKRHTMWLYAIAGLTAGIAAVMILGRTTAGTSTHGLLYELDAIAAVVVGGTLLIGGRGTIVGTVFGVLIFATLTNVFVQNNLTSSVQAVAKGVIIVVAVLLQQRFARPGGRT, encoded by the coding sequence GTGAGCGAGCAGACCACCCCCACAGCCTCGACGGCGCCCCCCACCACGTCGAGTGTCGCCATCGAGACCCCGAAGTCTCCCCTCCGCCGCATCCTGTCCGGTTCCGTGGGACGCAACCTCGGCCTGGTCGTCGCGCTCATCCTCCTGATCATCGTGGGCGCCGTGACAGCGGGAGACAGCTTCCTCGGCGTCTCCAACCTCCTCACGATCCTCCGCCAGGCCTCCATCATCGGCGTCATCTCCATCGGCATGACACTCGTCATCATCGCCGGCGGCATCGACCTCTCCGTCGGAGCCGTCATGGGCCTCGCCTCCGTCGCAGCCACCCTCGCCGTCATCCAAGACGTCGTCCGCGACACCCACTGGATCTTCATGATCCTCATCGCCCTCGCCGTCGGCGTCGCCGCCGGCCTCATCAACGGCATCGTCATCGCCTACGGCAACGTCGTCGCCTTCATGGCCACCCTCGCCATGCTCGTCGCCGCACGCGGCCTCGCCGAAATCCTCGCCGAACGCCGCACCCTCGTCGTGAACAGCCGCGACTTCATCGACTTCATGAACACCAACCTCCTCGGCGTCGACATCCTCATCTGGATCTTCGCGATCGTCTCCATCCTCGGCTGGATCGTCCTGAACCGCACCACCTTCGGACGCCGCACCGTCGCCATCGGCGGCAACCGCGAAGCCGCACGCCTCGCAGGCATCAACGTCAAACGCCACACCATGTGGCTCTACGCCATCGCCGGCCTCACCGCCGGCATCGCCGCCGTCATGATCCTCGGCCGCACCACCGCCGGAACCTCCACCCACGGCCTCCTCTACGAACTCGACGCCATCGCCGCCGTCGTCGTCGGCGGAACACTCCTCATCGGCGGCCGCGGCACCATCGTCGGCACCGTCTTCGGCGTCCTCATCTTCGCCACCCTCACCAACGTCTTCGTCCAAAACAACCTCACCTCATCCGTCCAAGCCGTCGCCAAGGGCGTCATCATCGTCGTCGCCGTCCTCCTCCAACAGCGATTCGCCCGACCCGGCGGCCGAACCTGA